One Bufo gargarizans isolate SCDJY-AF-19 chromosome 3, ASM1485885v1, whole genome shotgun sequence DNA segment encodes these proteins:
- the CBX5 gene encoding chromobox protein homolog 5, which translates to MDVTEASTEERENSSNNMGKKTAKASDGSSSSEEEEYVVEKVLDRRVVKGQVEYLLKWKGFSEEHNTWEPEKNLDCPELISEFMKKYKKCREDEPKSKPEAPKRKAGSDDIRPKRQRRESNDIARGFERGLEPEKIIGATDSCGELMFLMKWKDSDEADLVLAKEANVKCPQIVIAFYEERLTWHAYPEDTESKEKEAVKS; encoded by the exons ATGGACGTCACTGAGGCTTCTACAG AGGAGAGAGAGAATAGCAGTAACAACATGGGAAAAAAGACTGCCAAAGCGTCCGACGGctcctcttcctcagaagaagaagaaTATGTGGTAGAAAAAGTTCTTGATCGAAGAGTAGTTAAAGGACAAGTAGAATATCTCCTTAAATGGAAGGGGTTCTCAGA AGAACACAACACATGGGAGCCTGAAAAGAACCTGGACTGCCCAGAGTTGATCTCTGAATTTATGAAAAAGTACAAGAAGTGTAGAGAGGATGAACCCAAATCCAAGCCAGAAGCCCCCAAAAGAAAAGCCGGAAGTGATGACATTCGGCCAAAAAGGCAAAGAAGAGAG AGCAATGACATTGCACGAGGATTTGAAAGGGGACTTGAGCCTGAAAAGATTATTGGTGCTACAGATTCCTGTGGTGAGCTCATGTTCTTAATGAAATG GAAGGATTCTGATGAAGCAGATCTGGTACTAGCAAAAGAAGCCAATGTGAAGTGTCCACAGATAGTAATTGCATTCTATGAGGAGCGATTGACTTGGCACGCTTACCCGGAAGACACAGAAAGCAAAGAAAAAGAAGCTGTGAAAAGCTAA